A section of the Leptospira noumeaensis genome encodes:
- a CDS encoding GNAT family N-acetyltransferase, whose product MEFESPYSLERIVNPSEDLQSELWNLLHEFSVSKLGDPNMKKKEFFAILVKEGETLVAAALCYLFFKGLNLQLLWVAEEKRGMDFGTKLLNQIEEEAKILGATLVFGYSFGFQAPKFYTKLGYEEVGMIPNYPEGQNCYFLCKKLTTDSP is encoded by the coding sequence CTGAAGACTTACAATCAGAACTCTGGAACCTTCTGCATGAATTCAGCGTATCTAAGTTAGGTGATCCTAACATGAAAAAAAAAGAATTTTTTGCCATCCTAGTCAAAGAGGGAGAGACCTTGGTTGCTGCCGCCCTTTGTTATTTATTTTTTAAAGGACTGAACCTCCAACTCCTTTGGGTGGCCGAAGAAAAACGTGGAATGGATTTCGGAACCAAATTGTTAAATCAAATTGAAGAAGAGGCCAAAATTCTAGGAGCTACTCTTGTATTTGGTTATTCGTTTGGGTTCCAAGCTCCCAAATTCTACACAAAACTAGGATACGAAGAGGTGGGAATGATTCCCAATTACCCGGAAGGTCAAAATTGTTATTTCCTCTGCAAAAAGTTGACAACTGATTCTCCTTGA